The stretch of DNA TTTCCTCTCCGACGAGAATCTTATAGGCTGCATGTTTTAAGCCGATTCGTTTATAAGTGGGCCATCCCAGGTTTTTTTCAAAGCTCCTGCGGTAATCGTTTCCTTCCTGTTTTAAAGCCGCTTCTGTTTTTCCCACCATGCCGTACTGGGGGTAGGTAAAGAGAACCGCAGGTACGGCCCCATAATCGATACGGGCGCTTTTGGAAAGGCCATGTTCAGCTAAAATGTTTTTTGCCGCCACATGGGCCTCGTAATCCGCCACCCGGGCCAGCTGAATCGTTGCAGCACAATCACCGACGGCGTAAACGCGCGGATTGGAAGTTTTCATCCCCTTATCAACTGTGACTCCTTTTTTGGAATACTGAATCTTACCCGCCTCAAGGTCAAGGAACTCCACATTCGGAATTCTTCCCGCACCGTGAACAACAAGGTCGGCCTTAAAGATACGCCGCGGATCGGTCCGGATGATGGTTTCACCGGCCTTTTTTTGAATGGATGTAATCTGGATGCCGGTATGGACCCGGATGCCTTCTTCCCGTGAGGCCGCCATTAGCAAATCAACCATTTCCGGGTCAAAGGGACCCAGCGGCCGGTCAGTGACTTCCAGAATATCGATACGAACGTTCGACAAACCCAGCCGGGCTGCGAAATGGGCAAATTCAAAAGCGACAAATCCACCCCCGACGAAAACGATCCGTCTGGGCAGTTTTTTTAATCCAAGAAAATCATCACTGGTCGCAAGGTATTCGTTTCCTTCAATGGGCAATTCCATCGGCCGGGCGCCGGTGGCCAGAATGATATGGCCGGCTTTTAAGGATTTTCCGTCCACCGCCAGCGTACCGGTATCAATAAATCTGGCATTCCCCTTAACGTAAGCAATGCCGGCCGACTCAAGACCTTTCACGGTTCCCGAGGGGATGCGGGAAGTAAAACCGCTTTTTTGTTTTTGAATGGTCGTCCAGACCCCCCTGGCAGCCTTGGCAACGCCTTTCCCGGTTAAATGTTTTGACCTGGCAACGGTTTCCGTAACCTCATAAAACCATTTTTTGGGTTGGCAGCCGGCCAAGGCACAGGTTCCTCCCGGCCGATCACTTTTTTCAACCACAGCCACCTTCAGCCCCTTTTCCTGCAGGTCATATGCGGCGGTTTGTCCGGCGGTTCCCGAACCGACGATCAAAGCATCAAATTCACGCATGTTCACCCCTTTTCCCATCAAGTTTCATGCCTGGTTCAGCCTTCGAGTAGTATATAGCCAACCTGGGCCACAGCGACCAGCCGGTTGGCCGCATCAAAAAGATCAACCGCAACCGGGCATAAGGTACGGCCTATTTTCTATACCACAAAACAGTCTGATTTGAAATTCCGGAGTTGCCGGCGGTCAATAACTTCCTAAAATTTTCAAAAAATCGGTCCTTTCAATCAACCGGTTTAAAATCGGTTTAAATGTTTCCGCCTCCACATCCGCTTCCACATCGGCATAAAACATATACTCCCATGGCTTGCCGTGAATGGGCCGCGATTCCAGTTTTACCAGGTTGATGTTGTTTTCCGCAAAAATCTTCATTACCTCAAACAGCGATCCCGGATGGTGATCGGTGGAAAAAATAAGCGCTGATTTCCCACAGTCCCCTTTTTTAAGGGCCTGGGTCCCGACGATTACAAAGCGGGTATAGTTGCGGGGGTCGGTTTCAATCCCTTCCTCAACGACCGTCATTCCGTATATCTCGGCGGCCTCTTTACTGCCGATGGCGGCATCGCCGGGGGTGTGCACTTTGCTGATCGTCTTAACCGCGCTGGCGGTATCTTTGACCGGCACCAGCTCCCATCTGCCGTGGGATTCCAGAAACCGGCCACACTGTTGAAACGCCTGAGCCGGCGACAAAACCCGTTTAATGTCTCTAAGTTGGGTCCCCGGATGCGCGATGAGATGGTGAATAATGCGCAGGGTTAATTCCCCGATGATTCTCAAATCATATTCGAGTAGAAGGTCATAGTTGGCATGAATGCTTCCGGACAGGGAGTTTTCCAGGGGCACCACTCCGAAATTGACTTCATTGGTTTTGACAGCCTCAAAAATGGACCGAAAGGTCGGTTTGGATACGGCGGCAACCTTTGAGCCGAAATACTGGTTGCAGGCCCTGTGGCTGTAGGTCCCGGGTTCGCCCAGAAAAGCGGCCGAAGGTTTGCTTTTTCCGATATTTTGCTGCAAAAGACTGACGACCGTCGCCTTTTCCAGATAGCCGAAATCCAGCTGCTTGCCCACCACCGGCGCAATCACATAGATATCGCGCATCAGTTGTCCAAACTGTTTCGGATAAAGACTCTGGGCGCCGTCGGAAAGGGCCTTGTCCGGTTCATTGTGCACCTCGATAATCAGGGCGTCCGCGCCTGCGGCAACTGCCGCCCGGGCCATGGGGCTGACCTTTTCGCGGATGCCGGTGGCATGGCTCGGATCGATCATGACCGGCAGATGGGTCAACGCCTTTAAAACCGGAATGGCGGATAGATCCAGGGTGTTGCGGGTATAGGGTTCAAACGTGCGGATGCCTCTTTCGCATAGAATCACCTGGCCATTCCCCTCGGAAAGAATATATTCGGCCGACATCAGCCACTCTTCAATGGTTGACGACAACCCGCGCTTTAAGATAACCGGCTTGTTCATCTGCCCCACACATTTTAAAAGCTCGAAATTCTGCATGTTGCGCGCACCGATTTGCACGATGTCAACATATTTTAGCATGAGTTCCCCCTGGGCGGGGGAAGTCATTTCACTGGCCACCCGCAGACCGGTCGCATCCCGCACCTCCGCCAGAATTTTCAGCCCTTCTTCGCCCATGCCCTGAAAAGAATAGGGGGAAGATCTGGGTTTAAAAGCGCCGCCCCGGAATAGGACCGCGCCATATTTTTTGACCTCATGGGCAATCGCCAGGGCCTGCTCTCTGTTTTCGATGGCGCAGGGCCCGGCCGCCACGGCAATCCGTTCCCCGCCGATGGTCACATCGCCGACCTGTACATGGGTGTCTTCGGGATGCATCTGGCGGCTGACCAGTTTAAACGCGGTTGAAATGGGAATGACTTTTTCAATCCCCGGCAGTTTTTCAAAAATTTGAACGTCCTTGTTTTTACCTCCTACCGCCCCGATAACATTCTGGCCGGCGCCGGCAATTTCCCGAACGATGCATCCTTGCCCGGAAAGCGTTGAGTGAATGATACTTTTTTCTTTTTCCGTAATTTCCTTTTTTAACACCAGCAGCATTTTAATTCCTCCTAATGAAATTGACTCACAAGCGCGTTATGGTCTATGACCCCATGGGCAAATAAAAAACCCCGGGAGAATTCTCCCGGGGCTGAAAAAAACCCCGGGCAGACCGTTGCTGGGTCCACCCGGGGAGTTTGTGCTATTATTTAAAGGCTAAACAACCGGATGGACGCTTCTAAAGCTAAAAAAGAAGCGTCTGAAAATAAAAAAAGTATGTCCGGTGGGGTTGTTTAACATGGTATCTAACCTCTTGTTGAGGCGATTTATAATGGGCCTTTCAGCTTTTGTCAAGGACTGTTTTAATTCAATTTCCACCGCACCAGAGATTACCGCAAAAGAATATTACTCCGCTCGCAGCAATCCATGATACGCATAAATATCACTGACTGTCTTGGATGATAAAAACTGCAAAAAATCGCCCCCCCACCTGCCGCCGTCGCCAACGATGCCGGCGTGCGTCAGGCTGATAATATTTTCTGGGGCCGGTTGAGGATCCAACGTCGTACCGCCCAGAGGAATCATCTCAAACAGCGCCGGGAAAATCCGGATATACCGTAATGCCAGATGATAATAAACGATCGCAACATCGGCGCGATCATCAGCCAGGGCCTGGGGTACCTCCCGGTGATGAATCCGTTCGCCGTAAACGATCCCTGTTCCGGCCGCATCAGTCAAAAATGACAACTCAATCCCTTCTCCGGCAGCCATTCCTTTTAAGGTATCCACATATCCCCTGTAGCTCACCGTTTCAGTTTCCGGGTTTGATAAAAACAGGCGCAGATTTTGTTGTGCCAGATCCGCAACTCCTGAAATATTTTTCGGATTTCCTTTTTTGACCAATAAGACACTGCCGCGATTTCGCATAAACGGCTTGTGGGTCTGCATATAACCTTCAGCAACCAGATTGTCGAGCACCTTCGGCGGGCTGATAAAGACATGGGGAGATACGCGGATGATCAGATTGCCCATTTGAAGAGCACCAGCCTTCAGCAGGTTCACAATAGGGCCTGGCGGGGTTGTAGCATAGAATATTCCGGACAACTCTTTATGCTGCTGTAAAAAAAGATCCAGGCATTCCCTAAGCGCCATGTGGTGATTTCCGTCAGAAAGTACCACCAGTTCCGCATTCGCTGGGTCCCCATGAAAGTCCAGGCAGATGTTTGAACCCGGTTGATTCCAGTGGAAACATTGTCTATTTTCGCCAGTATTCTCCTCTGGCCAGTCAAGATAGGCTGGTTCTTTCTCAGGGTTGTCAGTCTGCTGTATCATACCGTTATTTTTTTTTCATCGAAGTTTTAGCTGTCTTGAAAACGATATAACCCGTAACACACATTAAGATCATTGCCACTGGACGCTTGAAGAACATAAACGTATCAAGCTCCGATGCAATAATGACCTGCTGAAGCGCAGTCTCCCAAATCGGCGTCAGAATAAAACCGATAATAAAACAGATGTGGGAATAATCATACTTTCTCATGAAATATGCAAGAAATGCAAAAAACAGCATGAGCATGACATCAAAAACATTATACGCCCCCAGATAGGAGCCCATGATGCAGGTGAAGATGATTATGGGATAGAGGATCGGCCGGGGTGTTTGTACCGCCTTACAAGAGGCCCTTAATCCCAGACGCCCGACAATCAGCAAAAAGATATTGGCAATGATTAGACTGCCGTATATGGAGTAGATGAATTGCGCATTCTGTTCAAACATCAAAGGCCCGGGGATCATGCCGTGTATGATGAACGCGCCGATGAGCAGGGCCGCGGCCACATTGCCCGGAATCCCCAGGGTGAACAATGGAATCAGGCTGGACGCACAGACCGCACTGTTGGCCGATTCCGAAGCGGCAATGCCCTCAAGGGCGCCCATACCAAATTTTTCAGGATGTTTTGATCTTTTCTTTGCCTGGTCGTAAGCGAAAAAGGAGGCCACCGGCGCGCCCAGACCGGGCATGGCGCCAACCGCGGTACCCGCTATGGCTGAACGCAGGAGTGTTTTGATATTACGGCGATACTCGGGCCAGGAAAGGAAGCGGTCTTCCGGTTTGTCGGAGAACGTGCAGGTGGCTTCGGAACCGTCGATATTATTATTGTAATGACTCTCCAATTGGATGATGATTTCAGCGAAAGCCAGCATCCCGATACCGATAGGAATCAGTGCGATGCCCCTTTCCAATTTATAAAGCCCAAAGGTCAAACGCGGCAGTGCGGACACCGGTTCCATGCCGATGGTGCCTACAAAGATGCCGAGTGCAGCGGCGATAAGGCCCCGTGCAAGCGATTTCGTTCCCAACCCGGCAATGATGGTCATGGCCATGCAGATCAAGGCAAAAATTTCCGGCGGTCCCATGTACAGGGCCACCGTCGCGAGAGGTGCGGCCACTAAAATCAGTACCCAGGTCGCAAAAAAATCCCCGGAAACCGACCCATAGAGTGCCATGCGCAAGGCTTTTTCGCCCTTACCTTGTAACGCCAGCGGGTAGCCGTCCCACGAGGTTGCCGCAGCTTCGGGTGTGCCCGGTGTATTGAGCAGTACGCCGGAGATGGCGCCCCCATAAAAAGCCCCCTTATTGAGGCCCACCAGAAAGCCGATGGCCGACACGGGGGACATGTAGTACGATAGCGGTATGCACAGGGCAATGGCCATGGGCCCGTTAATGCCCGGAATCGCCCCTGCGATCATGCCCGCCGTGACCCCCACCAGCACAAACAGCAAGTTTAAGGGGTGCAGTGAATCTATGAATCCTGCAATAATTAGTTCAAACACACCTGCTCCTATCGGATACGCTCCGGTTTACGGCATGGGGATACCGAGTCCATATCGCATGACCGCACACATAAAACCCACCGTAACAGCAGCTACTATCGCCATGGTAACTGGCCGGCGCTGACCGCAAAGGTATTGGATCAACAACATAAACACGAGCCCGGCCGGGATAAAACCGATCCAATTCATGGCGGGCATCAACAGGATGCAGGGGATCATGAAACAGACAAGACGCCACAAATACACCCTTTCTGCCAGGGGAATATCCCCTGATTGACCCGCTTTGGACTTTGTTGGTTTAGATTTAAAATGAGAAAAAAAATTAAGCCCCAGCGACAACAATGAAAGGGCCAATATGCTCCCGAAAGCCACATGGGGCAGAAGCGCAGAAGAGACACCATAACCCGGATATGGGGGTGTAAAGGTGGGAATGACCCATAGTAAAAAAACCAAACTCCCCAACGCGACACCTGCAGAGACGAGATTTTCTCTTTTCTTTCTCGTCATACCATCCTCACTCGAATTCATTGTTTATCATAGCAGCAATCTGCCAGTGCAGATTCTTTTTTGGTACCGACGCTTTAGGGCCGTTATAGAGATCCCGAATCGGGATCTCTAACGACCGTTTCGGTGGGTCCGGTGCTGTTAATTTTACTTCCCTGCTTTTGCCTGGCGCCCAAATTTATCATAGGCACTCTTCATATACGTCTTTGCGGCATCCTTGCCATAGTCCACTGGCCCCATTTTCAGCTTTATGGCAACAAATTCACGAAACGCTTTATCCGTTGAGAGTTTCATCAGGATCTCTTCCAGTTTGTCCGCTATGTCACCGGGCAGGCCTTTTGGCGCAGTCAGCACTACAAACATTTCCACGGATTCGTCCCAACCCTGTTCCTTAACGGTGGGGACATCTTGAAGTTCTTTACGACCTTTGGGGTCTTTAAGCCGTGTGGGTGTTGATGCTGCCAGCAGCGTCAATTTTTCCGGCACGTACCCAAACAAAATGGCGCCCAGGTGTCCTATGTTGGCATGACCACCCATAACGGCTGATATGATCGATGGTCCGCCCTGGCTCGGCATAAGGGCCAGCTTGACCCCCTCACTGGCGGCGATGCGCTTCATCACATCACGGTCGTCAGACCCCTGAAACATATAGATCAGGCCCCCTTTGTTTTCCTTCTTCGCCCACGCAAAGGCGTCTTTTAAGCCCTTCCAGCCACGATCGGGTGTGCACACAAAACCGCTCTGATTGAGCCCCAGCATGGAAATGAATTGAAAATCATCAAACTTGTAGCTTGTTTTGACGAAATGGGGTGAATAGGTGTACGCGGCCGTAGCACCCACACCCAGGGTATATCCATCGGGTTTAGCGTTTTTCAGGTCCATGGCCATTACGCTCCCATGGGACCCCCCGGGCGTGTTGATCACCAGTACGGGTTGACCCAGTTCAGCACTCATGGCATCAGCCAGCTTTCGTGTCAACAAATCAATCTGGGCGCCGGGCTTTACCATGGTAAGCATTTTTATCGGTCGATCCGGGTAGTCAGCCGCAAAAACGGGCTGGATAACGCAAAGGCCGGCAAGGGCTGCATACAAAAACAAGGTCATGAAGGTGGAACGCATGCTCTTTCTCCTTTTGGTTGAATTTTTTGTACGCGCAACAACACGAAAACGATTTTCCCTGTTATTGGCGAACGTAGGCTTCACGTTTTTCAGATTTTGATAGTCGCTCATAAATATCCTCCTTTTTATATGGGTCATTACACTGGTCATGGTTAAATTCCCGAGATTGCCGTTTTCATATTTTTCCGGAATTTTAACTATATTTCTTTAAAAGTCACCCGAATATCGTGCAGACGATAAACAGCGATTATTTTTTCCGTGTAGATAAAAGAAGCTCTGGAAAAACGGTGCAGAAGCTCGAAATAGTCCAACGGCATCTCTTGAAAGAGATTTTTCCGGTGAAGGGATAAGAACTTGCTTTTTTTAGGCCGAGCCATACAAAGTTTCGGCTTGTGAGTCAAGGAAAAGACCACTGCTGCAGTTTAGATAATAGGCATCACATTGAGGCCGGCCAAAGGAACTCGATGTTCTTAATCGTTTATCCCCGGCAAATTGAACGAGTCATGACAGCTTCTACTTATTAAAAATCTTCGTCATTATCGTCCATCCGATAGATTTGTTTTATTTATTACGTTTAGTAAGGATATCCAGAAATATAGATTTGGAGGAACATTTATTTTCATTGAAAGGAGTAAAACATGTCTAAAGAACAACCAGCAGACATCAATGAAATCCCAACGGAGGTCATTGAAACGGATTTACTAATTGTCGGCGGCGGCAATGCCGGCTGTTTTGCCGCAATTGAAGCCAAGAAGCTCAACCCTGAGCTCAAGGTCGCCATCATGGAAAAAGCTCATATCAGCAGAAGCGGCGCAACCGCCGCCGGTATGGACGCCATCAACACCTATATCCCCCCCGGCAAAACCCCGGAAGACCTGGTTCGGTGGAGTCGTTCACAGGTCGGTGGAGGACCGCTTCGGGAGGATTTGGCCCTGAGTAATGCAAAAATTTTAAACGGGGCTGTAGAGGATCTTGCCTCCTGGGGTCTTCCCATCATCCGGGATGATGAAGGCACGCCCCAGTATCGCGGGGGCTGGGACATTTCCATCCACGGCGAGCAGCTCAAACCCATCATGGCGGAAAAGGCCATGGAGGTCGGTGCGGAAGTTTACAATCGTGTGGCTGCCACCAACTTGCTGATGGACGGCGACAAATGCGTCGGCGCCATGGGATTCGGCGTCAAGGATGGCAAGTTTTATGTGTTTCGCGCCAAAGCCACCGTTGTTTCAACCGGCGGGGCTTGCGGTCTGTATAAGTCTTATACCAGCGACGCCACCAACTCCCACCATCAAACCTGGATGTGCCCATTTAACGTTGGATCCGGATATGCCATTGGGATTCGCAAAGGCGCCGAGATGACCTCTTTTGAACAGCGATGGGTGGCCACCCGGACCAAAGATCACTGCGGACCGGTGGATACGATTTCAGTGGGTTATAAATCCAATATCATCAACGCCAAGGGCGAGAAGATTTTAGAAAAGCACTATGCGCATATGGGCGGGGACAAAGCGCCGCGTTACATTCGCGCCAACGCCCCCATGGAGGAATGGTTGGCCGGCAGGGGACCGACCTATGCGGATACCACGCACTTGACGGCGGAGGACGTTAGAGACCTCAAAACAGATTATCTGAACGAGAGGCCATCGTTTGTTCTTTTTCTAGCCAGCCGGGGCCAGGACATCACCAAGGACCCGATTGAAATCTATGGCAGTGACCCGTATGTTGTGGGGGGCCATACCGGCAGCGGCTACTGGGTGGAAATCAACCGAATGACCACCATTCCCGGCCTTTTTGGCGCCGGCGAATCAGCCGGCGGCAACCCCAATAAGTTCGTGGGTGGCTGTGCAGCCGAAGGCAAACTAGCGGCCCGCGGCGCTGTGGAATATTTAGGCTCGGTTTCTCTGCCCGAACTGAATTCACAGCAGGTGGAACAGGAGAAGGAACGGGTCTTTGCTCCGCTTTTACGGGGTGCCGAATTTGACGGCGTCGCCCCCCTTGAGATGGAAGAGCGCATGCAGCGGCTGATGGATGAATATGCCGGCGGAACCTCTCAGTTCTACCGGACCAATGAAGAACGGCTGGATTACGCCCTTAAACACCTGAAGATGCTCCAGGAACAGGTGAAGTTCCTTTATGCCAAAGACCTTCACGATCTCATGAGCGCCCACGAAGTGGTAGACCGGCTGGATGTGGCAGAAGTCCTAACGCATCACCTGAAGTTTCGCAAAGAAACCCGCTGGAAGGGCTGGCAGACCCGCTCGGATTACCCGGATATGGATCCAAAATTCGATTGTTTCGTGGAAAGCAAACGGAATATTGAAACAGGCGAAATAGAAACGTTCACCCGACCCTATGAACAAATCGTTCCCGGGGATCGGTTCAAAGCATAATTTTAAGGAGGAAATCAATATGCCACCGAGAGTTGACAAAGAAAAATGTGACGGCTGTAAAGCTGAAGAAGAAACACTCTGTGAACAAATCTGCCCGGGAGATCTCATGACCCTTGGCGAAAACAAGAAAGCCTATTGCCGGCAGCCTCGTGATTGCTGGGACTGCATGTCTTGTACGAAAGTTTGTCCGGTGGGAGCCATTGAAACCCGAATCCCTTACCAGCTGGGTTACCATGGCGCCAAGCTTATCCCGATGATGGGAACGGACAACATTACCTGGACGTGTGTGGACATTAACGGAAAAGTAGAACGCTTTCGCTATAAAAACAGAGTAGAACCGGAATAATGGATAAAATAGTACCCAAAATCGGAATATTCATATGGGATCAAGGCGGGCGGCTTTCCCAGGCCATCGACCTTGACGGTTTGGTCAAGAAATTCACAAAGGCTAAAAACGTGGCTCGCTGTGAAATTGTTGATGCGCTGTGGACGACCGTCTTCTTTGATTCGCTTAAAAACGGTGTGGAAAACAAACAGGTCGACCGATTCTTGTGGGTGGGTCGATTTACCCCTTACCAAATGAAACATATAAAAGGTAAGTTGTCTGCCACAGGGCTCAATCCCTATCTGCATGAATGGACAGATTTGGAAGAACAAGGGATCTGTCTTAAAGAGACGGCGCCGGAAGTCCGGGCGGCCAAGGCCTCCGCGCTCATTCAAATGGCCCTTGCCCGGACCCGGCTGCTTGAACCCCTGGAGCCTATGGAGCTTCCCGCTTCAGATTCAATTCTTATCATCGGTGCGGGAGTGGCAGGGCTTCACGCGGCCGAATCGCTGGCCACACTGGGAAAGCATGTGCATCTCGTTGAAAAGGAAAGCGGCGTGGGTGGTAAGGTCGCGCTGCTTTCCCGGTTTTACCCCCGAATCTGCGACCCCCACTGTGGACTGGAATTTACACTGCAGAAACTCAACGAATCAGATCATGTTGAGTTTCACACTCGGTCCAAAGTGGAAACCCTCTCGGGAAGCCCCGGGAATTTCATGGCAACGGTTCAAAAAAAACCCCGGTTTGTCAGTGAAACAAAATGTAATGCCTGTGGAGAATGTCTGGCGGTTTGCCCCAAAGAAATTCCAGGGGCTTTTCCAGTTTCCAATCATATCAAGGCGATTCATTCGCCGATGCCAATGCCCTTTCCATCTGCTTTCGTGATAGAGCGGGAACATTGCCCGCCGGAATGTCGGGAGTGCGAGAAAATTTGTCCTGCAAAGGCCGTTGATCTGAACCAATCACCTTCCGAAGAACAGCTTCGGGTCGGAGCGGTTCTCATTACGACCGGTTGGGACCTCTATCCCCTTTCTAATGTTGAAGAGTACGGCTACGGTCGCTCTGATAACATCATCAGCAACCTGGAAATGGAAGGGCTGCTTTCAGCCCATGGCCGACAGCAGGGACACCCTGCCAAATTATCTTTAAACGATTTGAAGGAAGTCGGATTTATCCAGTGCGCGGGAAGCAGGGATGAGCGACACCTCCCCTACTGCTCTTCTGTCTGTTGCTCGGCAACGCTAAAACAAATTCTTTATTTCAAAGAACTGGTTCCGGACGCAAAATGTTATGTTTTTTACCAGCATATTCGCACTTCCGGTTTTGATGAAGAGCTTTATCGCAAAACCAGGGAATTAGGCGACGTCACCTTTGTTCGCGACAGACCGGCAAAGGTTGAAATTGATCAAAATCAGGGGAAGTTGAATATAACCGTACTCGACCCTCTGCTGGACAAAAAAATTAATCTGAATTTAGACTTGTTGGTTTTGGCAGGGGGCATGTGCCCTTCGGGCGGTACCCAGGAAACCGCCCAGCTTCTCAAGCTTCCTCAGAATCAATATCATTTTTTTGAATCACATCTTCAATGTCATCCCGAGGAAAGCCAGCGGACCGGCATTTATGTGGGGGGAAGCTGCCGCGAACCGATGAATGTCTCCCAATCGATCGATTCAAGTCATCGATCCGCCATGCAGGCGTTGAAATATTTAGGCGGCACCGTCCTGATCGAACCGACCTATCCGGTGGTGAATAAAACCAAGTGTGACCAGTGCAAACGCTGCGTGGAGGAGTGCCCCTTTTCGAGCTTTGTTTTCGATGAAAAAGAATTTCCGACACCGGACCTGGCCCGCTGCCGGCAGTGCGGCAACTGTATGGGTATTTGTCCGCTTGCAGTCATCTCTCTCAACAATAATACCATCAAACAGATGGCGGTCCAGATTGAAGCAATCAACACTTCATTCATGGGCAAAAATGAACCCGTCATCCTGGCGCTGTTGTGTGAGAATGACGCTCATAAGGCCGCACGGTCGGCAGTGGACCAGGGGCTCGCGGTCCCACCCAATGCCATTGTTATTAAGGTGCCGTGTGCCGGATCGGTAAACAACGCCCTTTTGGCTGATGCACTCTCTTTAGGAATTGATGGGGTCTTGATTGCCGGCTGTAAAGACGACCAGTGCCACTTTATCAGAGGAAATCAACTGGTCCAGAAGCGCAGTGGCGATTTAAGTGAGAAACTGAAAACGATGATGATCGAGCCTGAAAGGGTCCGCTTTGTGAGTCTTGAAATCAGGGATGTGAATAAATATGTTGATATTCTGAATACATATATCAAAGACCTTAAAGGCATGGGTCCCAATCCTTTTAAGATTTAACCGCATTCAGGCATCCCCGTTTGGCACTGGATAAAAATATTGAATCTATCAACCGTTAAAATCAATTATGTTCTTTACTACTAGTTTATACATTGCCACAGCAATCTTTACTATCGGCCTGCTGTTCAAGGTGTCGACCTGGTTCC from Desulfobacterales bacterium encodes:
- the aroF gene encoding 3-deoxy-7-phosphoheptulonate synthase, which produces MLLVLKKEITEKEKSIIHSTLSGQGCIVREIAGAGQNVIGAVGGKNKDVQIFEKLPGIEKVIPISTAFKLVSRQMHPEDTHVQVGDVTIGGERIAVAAGPCAIENREQALAIAHEVKKYGAVLFRGGAFKPRSSPYSFQGMGEEGLKILAEVRDATGLRVASEMTSPAQGELMLKYVDIVQIGARNMQNFELLKCVGQMNKPVILKRGLSSTIEEWLMSAEYILSEGNGQVILCERGIRTFEPYTRNTLDLSAIPVLKALTHLPVMIDPSHATGIREKVSPMARAAVAAGADALIIEVHNEPDKALSDGAQSLYPKQFGQLMRDIYVIAPVVGKQLDFGYLEKATVVSLLQQNIGKSKPSAAFLGEPGTYSHRACNQYFGSKVAAVSKPTFRSIFEAVKTNEVNFGVVPLENSLSGSIHANYDLLLEYDLRIIGELTLRIIHHLIAHPGTQLRDIKRVLSPAQAFQQCGRFLESHGRWELVPVKDTASAVKTISKVHTPGDAAIGSKEAAEIYGMTVVEEGIETDPRNYTRFVIVGTQALKKGDCGKSALIFSTDHHPGSLFEVMKIFAENNINLVKLESRPIHGKPWEYMFYADVEADVEAETFKPILNRLIERTDFLKILGSY
- a CDS encoding tripartite tricarboxylate transporter permease, yielding MFELIIAGFIDSLHPLNLLFVLVGVTAGMIAGAIPGINGPMAIALCIPLSYYMSPVSAIGFLVGLNKGAFYGGAISGVLLNTPGTPEAAATSWDGYPLALQGKGEKALRMALYGSVSGDFFATWVLILVAAPLATVALYMGPPEIFALICMAMTIIAGLGTKSLARGLIAAALGIFVGTIGMEPVSALPRLTFGLYKLERGIALIPIGIGMLAFAEIIIQLESHYNNNIDGSEATCTFSDKPEDRFLSWPEYRRNIKTLLRSAIAGTAVGAMPGLGAPVASFFAYDQAKKRSKHPEKFGMGALEGIAASESANSAVCASSLIPLFTLGIPGNVAAALLIGAFIIHGMIPGPLMFEQNAQFIYSIYGSLIIANIFLLIVGRLGLRASCKAVQTPRPILYPIIIFTCIMGSYLGAYNVFDVMLMLFFAFLAYFMRKYDYSHICFIIGFILTPIWETALQQVIIASELDTFMFFKRPVAMILMCVTGYIVFKTAKTSMKKK
- a CDS encoding substrate-binding domain-containing protein, translating into MIQQTDNPEKEPAYLDWPEENTGENRQCFHWNQPGSNICLDFHGDPANAELVVLSDGNHHMALRECLDLFLQQHKELSGIFYATTPPGPIVNLLKAGALQMGNLIIRVSPHVFISPPKVLDNLVAEGYMQTHKPFMRNRGSVLLVKKGNPKNISGVADLAQQNLRLFLSNPETETVSYRGYVDTLKGMAAGEGIELSFLTDAAGTGIVYGERIHHREVPQALADDRADVAIVYYHLALRYIRIFPALFEMIPLGGTTLDPQPAPENIISLTHAGIVGDGGRWGGDFLQFLSSKTVSDIYAYHGLLRAE
- a CDS encoding NAD(P)/FAD-dependent oxidoreductase is translated as MREFDALIVGSGTAGQTAAYDLQEKGLKVAVVEKSDRPGGTCALAGCQPKKWFYEVTETVARSKHLTGKGVAKAARGVWTTIQKQKSGFTSRIPSGTVKGLESAGIAYVKGNARFIDTGTLAVDGKSLKAGHIILATGARPMELPIEGNEYLATSDDFLGLKKLPRRIVFVGGGFVAFEFAHFAARLGLSNVRIDILEVTDRPLGPFDPEMVDLLMAASREEGIRVHTGIQITSIQKKAGETIIRTDPRRIFKADLVVHGAGRIPNVEFLDLEAGKIQYSKKGVTVDKGMKTSNPRVYAVGDCAATIQLARVADYEAHVAAKNILAEHGLSKSARIDYGAVPAVLFTYPQYGMVGKTEAALKQEGNDYRRSFEKNLGWPTYKRIGLKHAAYKILVGEENRILGAHFLSDNTGGLVHTLKLAMVNGIPADELYRQCIMSPYPTRESDLIYMLEPFLS
- a CDS encoding tripartite tricarboxylate transporter TctB family protein; this encodes MTRKKRENLVSAGVALGSLVFLLWVIPTFTPPYPGYGVSSALLPHVAFGSILALSLLSLGLNFFSHFKSKPTKSKAGQSGDIPLAERVYLWRLVCFMIPCILLMPAMNWIGFIPAGLVFMLLIQYLCGQRRPVTMAIVAAVTVGFMCAVMRYGLGIPMP
- a CDS encoding tripartite tricarboxylate transporter substrate binding protein, giving the protein MRSTFMTLFLYAALAGLCVIQPVFAADYPDRPIKMLTMVKPGAQIDLLTRKLADAMSAELGQPVLVINTPGGSHGSVMAMDLKNAKPDGYTLGVGATAAYTYSPHFVKTSYKFDDFQFISMLGLNQSGFVCTPDRGWKGLKDAFAWAKKENKGGLIYMFQGSDDRDVMKRIAASEGVKLALMPSQGGPSIISAVMGGHANIGHLGAILFGYVPEKLTLLAASTPTRLKDPKGRKELQDVPTVKEQGWDESVEMFVVLTAPKGLPGDIADKLEEILMKLSTDKAFREFVAIKLKMGPVDYGKDAAKTYMKSAYDKFGRQAKAGK